In a genomic window of Halobiforma lacisalsi AJ5:
- a CDS encoding sulfatase-like hydrolase/transferase has product MADSDPDTRPNVLLVLTDQERYDLSAPDGPPAETEAIDRLSSEGLRFERAFTPISICSSARASLLTGQFPHGHGMLNNCHEDDAIRPNLPADIPTFSELLDANGYDCTYTGKWHVGRDQTPETFGFSYLGGSDVHHDDIDDAFREYRRERGTPVGEVDLEEELYTGEDPRDGSEGTFVAATTPVDVEETRAWFLAERTIEALESHADGDGDPGPFFHRADFYGPHHPYVVPEPYASMYDPDEVELPDSYAETFDGKPQVHENYLHYRGVAGFDRELWAEAIAKYWGFVTLIDDQLGRVLEALDEYGLADGTVVVHASDHGDFAGGHRQFNKGPLMYDDTYRIPLQIRWPGEIDPGSVRAAPVLLHDLAPTFLELAGVSVPGAFDARSLVPLLENGGTVPDDVWPDSVFAQYHGDEFGLYSQRMVRTDRYKYVYNGPDVDELYELEADPAELQNLIDHPDYADVRASMRERLVEWMDRTDDPNRGWVPDALDLEETSAD; this is encoded by the coding sequence ATGGCCGATTCCGACCCCGACACCCGCCCGAACGTTCTACTCGTGCTCACGGACCAGGAGCGATACGATCTCTCGGCCCCGGACGGTCCGCCGGCCGAAACCGAGGCAATCGACCGACTCTCGAGTGAAGGGCTGCGGTTCGAACGGGCCTTTACCCCGATCAGTATCTGCTCGAGCGCCCGCGCGTCGCTGCTGACCGGCCAGTTCCCCCACGGCCACGGGATGCTGAACAACTGCCACGAGGACGATGCCATCCGACCGAACCTGCCCGCCGACATCCCGACGTTCTCCGAACTGCTGGACGCGAACGGCTACGACTGCACGTACACGGGGAAGTGGCACGTCGGCCGGGATCAGACGCCCGAAACGTTCGGTTTCTCCTATCTGGGCGGCAGCGACGTCCACCACGACGACATCGACGACGCGTTCCGCGAGTACCGGCGGGAGCGTGGCACTCCCGTAGGGGAGGTCGACCTCGAGGAGGAACTCTACACGGGCGAGGACCCGCGGGACGGCAGCGAGGGAACCTTCGTCGCGGCGACGACGCCGGTCGACGTCGAGGAGACCCGCGCCTGGTTCCTCGCGGAGCGGACGATCGAGGCGCTCGAGTCCCACGCTGATGGGGACGGCGACCCCGGCCCGTTCTTCCACCGTGCCGACTTCTACGGGCCCCACCACCCCTACGTCGTCCCCGAACCGTACGCCTCGATGTACGATCCCGACGAGGTCGAACTACCCGACAGCTACGCCGAGACCTTCGACGGGAAGCCACAGGTCCACGAGAACTACCTCCACTACCGGGGCGTCGCCGGCTTCGACCGGGAGCTATGGGCCGAAGCCATCGCGAAGTACTGGGGGTTCGTGACGCTGATCGACGACCAACTCGGACGGGTCCTCGAGGCGCTCGACGAGTACGGCCTGGCCGACGGGACGGTCGTCGTTCACGCTTCCGACCACGGGGACTTCGCCGGGGGTCACCGCCAGTTCAACAAGGGGCCGCTGATGTACGACGACACCTACCGGATCCCGCTGCAGATACGGTGGCCCGGCGAGATCGACCCGGGGTCGGTCCGTGCGGCCCCCGTCCTCCTGCACGACCTGGCACCGACGTTCCTCGAGTTGGCCGGCGTTTCGGTTCCCGGGGCGTTCGACGCCCGCAGCCTCGTCCCGTTACTCGAGAACGGGGGGACAGTCCCCGACGACGTGTGGCCCGACTCGGTCTTCGCCCAGTATCACGGCGACGAGTTCGGCCTCTACAGCCAGCGGATGGTCCGCACAGACCGGTACAAGTACGTCTACAACGGCCCTGACGTCGACGAACTGTACGAACTCGAGGCCGACCCGGCCGAGTTGCAGAACCTGATCGATCACCCCGACTACGCGGACGTCCGGGCGTCGATGCGGGAGCGACTGGTCGAATGGATGGATCGCACGGACGACCCGAACCGGGGATGGGTGCCGGACGCCCTCGACCTCGAGGAGACGTCGGCGGACTGA
- a CDS encoding cobalamin-binding protein: protein MRVVTTLPSATEIVAALGLEPVGVSHECDFPPEVESLPSVTRSRIESAASSGEIDRQVLETTADEDGVYEVDVATLERLDPDLIVTQGMCDVCAVDEAVVADAVAEIDADPEVLTTDPHSVEDVLADVDRIGAATGREERAREVRTELEERIAAVRDRTAGLGLESEDRPRVAIFDWTDPAMIAGHWTAELVEWAGGEYGLADPGERSRPREWDEIRDYDPEVVIVAPCGFDLEQTAANRTDLTEREGWADLTAVREGRVWAMDGDHYLNRPGPRLVDTLEAVAPIVQPGPGDVGPPTEVAIPFDELAELESRTLAPTDSRGE from the coding sequence ATGCGCGTCGTTACCACGCTCCCGTCGGCGACGGAGATCGTCGCCGCGCTCGGGCTCGAACCCGTCGGCGTCTCCCACGAGTGTGACTTTCCCCCCGAGGTCGAATCGCTGCCGTCGGTTACCCGATCGCGCATCGAGTCGGCCGCCTCGAGCGGGGAGATCGACCGACAGGTACTCGAGACGACGGCCGACGAGGACGGCGTCTACGAGGTCGACGTCGCCACGCTCGAGCGGCTGGACCCCGACCTGATCGTCACCCAGGGGATGTGCGACGTCTGTGCGGTCGACGAGGCCGTCGTCGCCGACGCCGTCGCGGAGATCGACGCCGATCCGGAAGTGCTGACCACGGACCCCCACAGCGTCGAGGACGTCCTCGCCGACGTGGACCGCATCGGCGCGGCGACGGGCCGCGAGGAGCGCGCCCGCGAGGTCCGAACCGAACTCGAGGAGCGGATCGCCGCCGTCAGGGACCGCACCGCCGGGCTGGGCCTCGAGAGCGAGGATCGCCCGCGGGTCGCGATCTTCGACTGGACCGACCCGGCGATGATCGCCGGCCACTGGACGGCCGAACTCGTCGAGTGGGCCGGCGGCGAGTACGGCCTGGCCGATCCGGGCGAGCGGTCCCGACCCCGCGAGTGGGACGAGATCCGCGACTACGACCCCGAGGTCGTGATCGTCGCCCCCTGCGGGTTCGACCTCGAGCAGACGGCCGCGAACCGGACCGACCTCACAGAGCGCGAGGGGTGGGCGGACCTGACGGCCGTTCGCGAGGGACGCGTCTGGGCGATGGACGGCGACCACTACCTCAACCGGCCGGGCCCGCGGCTGGTGGACACGCTCGAGGCGGTCGCGCCGATCGTCCAGCCGGGGCCGGGGGACGTCGGGCCGCCGACGGAAGTCGCGATACCGTTCGACGAACTCGCCGAACTGGAGTCACGCACCCTCGCGCCGACCGACTCCCGGGGGGAGTGA
- a CDS encoding SDR family oxidoreductase produces MTRPSDGTLERSVAIVTGASAGIGAATCRRLAAAGANVVLAARSEDRLTELATELEAEHGVETLVVPTNVREEEEVDALIDQTIEAFGGIDVLVNNAGLSRGSDVAELTTEEYETMQETNVDGVFYATRAAIPHVRERDGHLIFVGSFAGQYPRSFNPVYAASKWWVRGFAKSVAAQVGDDDVGVTIVNPSEVRSEFEATDGQTFAERFEEGEVTEPEEVADAIVFAASQERSSVSELDINRRDKFADGF; encoded by the coding sequence ATGACACGACCCAGCGACGGCACCCTCGAGCGAAGCGTCGCGATCGTCACCGGCGCGAGTGCCGGCATCGGCGCGGCGACCTGCCGCCGGCTCGCGGCGGCGGGAGCGAACGTCGTACTGGCGGCCCGCAGCGAGGATCGGCTGACGGAACTGGCGACCGAACTCGAGGCCGAACACGGCGTCGAGACGCTGGTCGTTCCCACGAACGTTCGGGAGGAGGAGGAGGTCGACGCGCTGATCGACCAGACGATCGAGGCGTTCGGCGGCATCGACGTGCTGGTGAACAACGCCGGCCTCTCGCGGGGCAGCGACGTCGCCGAGCTAACGACCGAGGAGTACGAGACGATGCAGGAGACCAACGTCGACGGCGTCTTCTACGCGACGCGGGCGGCGATCCCCCACGTCCGCGAGCGCGACGGCCACCTGATTTTCGTCGGGAGCTTCGCCGGCCAGTACCCGCGGTCGTTCAACCCCGTCTACGCGGCCTCGAAGTGGTGGGTTCGCGGGTTCGCCAAGAGCGTCGCCGCCCAGGTCGGCGACGACGACGTCGGCGTCACGATCGTCAACCCCTCGGAAGTTCGCTCGGAGTTCGAGGCCACCGACGGGCAGACCTTCGCCGAGCGCTTCGAGGAGGGCGAGGTGACCGAACCCGAGGAGGTCGCCGACGCGATCGTCTTCGCCGCGAGTCAGGAGCGCTCGAGCGTGAGCGAACTCGACATCAACCGCCGGGACAAGTTCGCGGACGGGTTCTGA
- a CDS encoding universal stress protein, whose translation MDTSYDRDLLEHVLLPVAHPDDARRSAKALARYDPGRVTTLHVVEKGEGVPDKTPVEQSEEIAAESYAAVREVFPDAGEHTAYARNVVDAILEAADEVGASAIVYRSRGGSRLMQFLSGDLSLKLVTKADRPVVALPTAEDD comes from the coding sequence ATGGACACGAGCTACGATCGGGACCTTCTCGAGCACGTCCTCCTGCCAGTCGCACACCCGGACGATGCCCGCCGGTCGGCGAAAGCCCTGGCGCGGTACGACCCCGGCCGTGTGACGACCCTGCACGTGGTCGAGAAGGGCGAAGGCGTCCCCGACAAGACGCCGGTCGAACAGTCCGAGGAGATCGCCGCGGAGTCGTACGCCGCCGTCCGGGAGGTGTTTCCAGACGCCGGCGAGCACACGGCCTACGCCCGGAACGTCGTCGACGCCATCCTCGAGGCCGCCGACGAGGTCGGTGCGAGCGCTATCGTCTACCGGTCGCGCGGCGGCAGCCGACTGATGCAGTTCCTCTCGGGGGACCTGTCGCTGAAACTGGTGACCAAGGCCGACCGGCCGGTCGTCGCGCTCCCGACCGCCGAGGACGACTGA